A DNA window from Pyrus communis chromosome 3, drPyrComm1.1, whole genome shotgun sequence contains the following coding sequences:
- the LOC137727688 gene encoding agamous-like MADS-box protein AGL62, producing MARKSKGRQKVEMVKMANESNLQVTFSKRRSGLFKKASELCTLCGAEVGIIVFSPGRKVFSFGHPSVEAVIDRFLSRNPSNHHLHPTSGTMQLIEAHRNATVRELNTELTQVMNQLEVEKKRGDQLNQMKRVSQAQCWWEGPVDEMEMPQLDQLKSSLEDLKKNVSKQADRVLILNTTNPSSQYFVGSSSHQPVIPNVGFNGNHHVMPPHPLPHLDGWNHPAYGRFF from the coding sequence ATGGCGAGGAAGAGCAAGGGAAGGCAAAAGGTGGAGATGGTCAAGATGGCCAATGAGAGCAATCTCCAAGTGACCTTCTCGAAGCGAAGGTCTGGCCTTTTCAAGAAGGCCAGTGAACTTTGCACTCTCTGTGGTGCTGAGGTGGGCATCATCGTCTTCTCGCCCGGCAGAAAGGTCTTTTCCTTTGGCCACCCGAGCGTAGAGGCGGTCATAGACCGATTCCTCTCCCGAAACCCATCTAATCACCACCTTCACCCAACCTCTGGCACTATGCAGCTCATTGAGGCTCACCGTAATGCTACTGTGCGCGAGCTCAATACCGAGTTGACCCAGGTCATGAACCAACTGGAGGTGGAGAAGAAGCGCGGTGATCAGCTGAACCAGATGAAGAGGGTGAGCCAGGCTCAGTGCTGGTGGGAGGGTCCGGTGGATGAGATGGAGATGCCACAGTTGGACCAGCTGAAGAGTTCCCTTGAGGATCTGAAGAAGAACGTGTCGAAACAGGCTGATAGGGTTTTGATCCTGAACACGACAAACCCTAGCAGCCAGTATTTTGTGGGAAGCTCAAGTCACCAGCCTGTGATTCCAAATGTTGGGTTCAACGGGAATCATCATGTTATGCCCCCCCATCCTCTTCCCCATCTCGATGGATGGAACCACCCAGCTTATGGACGCTTTTTCTGA